Proteins co-encoded in one Oncorhynchus tshawytscha isolate Ot180627B linkage group LG34, Otsh_v2.0, whole genome shotgun sequence genomic window:
- the LOC112231751 gene encoding uncharacterized protein LOC112231751, producing the protein MVRSVREECNQLSTIQDLKDSGFGRPPPRHGLKLLFWFANECVAFNHHGNMLVKCHPERGDFGFHYFGNFEEILPVLSRDRRESYFEVGNLNTETYSKAEDLPDYVSQDYGLSLGYRLCNKDRIIIRLKQGDVKATYVTEHKENGGRGSLTPNAPTL; encoded by the coding sequence ATGGTGCGGTCTGTCAGAGAAGAATGTAATCAGCTGAGCACCATACAAGACCTGAAGGACTCTGGCTTCGGCCGTCCTCCCCCCCGACACGGCCTCAAGCTCCTCTTCTGGTTCGCCAACGAGTGCGTGGCGTTCAATCACCACGGCAACATGCTGGTAAAGTGCCACCCTGAGAGAGGCGACTTCGGCTTCCACTACTTTGGCAACTTCGAGGAGATTCTCCCAGTTCTATCGCGAGACCGCAGGGAAAGCTACTTCGAGGTGGGAAACCTGAACACAGAGACCTATTCCAAAGCCGAGGACCTACCGGACTACGTGAGCCAGGACTACGGGCTTTCCCTGGGCTACCGCCTATGCAACAAGGACCGCATCATCATCAGGCTGAAGCAGGGGGATGTGAAGGCCACCTATGTCACCGAGCACAAGGAGAACGGCGGCCGGGGGAGTTTGACTCCGAACGCACCCACCTTGTAA
- the LOC112231736 gene encoding CD209 antigen-like protein 2 codes for MEIEEDIYANVEEISVKDCDDLAAGYETLHQIPQAGTRLKHENQNCQPYKLATVSLGLLCLLLLSTVIGLSVLYDDDYNQLSRTQYLLTANHTTELQTSYENLTKEKEQLERERDQLQISYKSLTKERDQSQTHYNTITRERDQLQRKISEQEKKISEELGCCPDGWRRFGSSCYYLSTESKTWTESRADCIRGGADLVIINSREEQVFLNKMGKDVHFWIGLTDSEMEGFWKWVDGTTSATTFWRRGEPNNIDGEEDCVVFNRFVNLSWDWEMIQSWNDQPCSVSTQWVCESSVITNPSTTGE; via the exons ATGGAGATAGAAGAGGACATCTATGCCAATGTAGAGGAGATCAGTGTGAAAGACTGTGATGATCTGGCTGCAGGTTATGAGACTTTACACCAGATTCCACAGGCTGGAACAA GACTGAAGCATGAGAATCAGAACTGTCAGCCTTACAAGCTGGCTACAGTTTCTCTGGGACTGCTGTGCCTTCTCCTACTAAGCACAGTCATAGGTCTCTCTGTGCTCT ATGACGATGACTACAATCAACTGTCCAGAACTCAGTATCTCCTAACAGCCAACCACACCACAGAGCTTCAGACTAGTTATGAaaacctgactaaagagaaagaacagttggagagggagagagaccagttacagatCAGTTATAAAAGCTTGACTAAAGAAAGAGACCAGTCACAAACTCATTATAATACcataactagagagagagaccagttacaaaGGAAAATTTCAGAGCAGGAGAAAAAGATATCAGAAGAACTGG GATGCTGCCCTGACGGTTGGAGGAGATTCGGATCTAGCTGCTATTACCTTTCAACAGAGAGTAAAACTTGGACTGAGAGCAGAGCAGACTGTATAAGGGGAGGAGCAGACCTGGTGAtcataaacagcagagaggaacag GTGTTTCTAAACAAAATGGGAAAAGATGTGCACTTCTGGATTGGTCTGACTGACTCAGAGATGGAAGGGTTCTGGAAATGGGTGGATGGAACAACATCAGCAACAAC GTTCTGGAGAAGAGGAGAGCCAAATAATATCGATGGGGAGGAGGATTGTGTGGTATTCAACAGGTTTGTTAATCTGTCGTGGGACTGGGAAATGATTCAGTCATGGAATGACCAGCCTTGCTCAGTGAGTACTCAATGGGTATGTGAGAGCAGTGTCATAACAAATCCATCCACAACAGGAGAATAA